The Geoglobus acetivorans genome window below encodes:
- the dapF gene encoding diaminopimelate epimerase — protein MKVRFTKMHGNGNDFILIDEFSGIVVEEEKKSEFVNAVCNRYFGVGADGALFVQKSEVADARFRYFNADGSEAEMCGNGIRCFSRYVVEEGYAESPLRVETLAGILELEVSQDKDSWWVRVDMGEPKFGRDEIPAEEDVWGKVFEVEDRKFEVYAVNTGVPHAVIFVDDLDFDIIPYARRIRYHELFPEGINVNFAEVIDGSRIRIRTYERGVEDETLSCGTGSCAVAVVANRLGIAEKSVEIITKGGKLKIDVADRVFMTGGASRVADGHINTGELRYDLP, from the coding sequence ATGAAGGTGAGGTTCACGAAAATGCATGGAAACGGCAACGATTTCATCCTTATCGATGAATTTTCCGGAATTGTGGTTGAGGAAGAGAAAAAGTCTGAATTTGTGAATGCTGTATGCAACAGATATTTTGGCGTTGGGGCCGACGGAGCTCTGTTTGTTCAGAAATCAGAAGTGGCTGATGCAAGGTTCCGATACTTCAACGCCGATGGTAGCGAGGCGGAGATGTGCGGTAATGGTATCAGGTGCTTTTCAAGGTATGTTGTGGAGGAAGGTTATGCTGAAAGCCCCCTCAGGGTCGAAACCCTCGCCGGAATACTTGAGCTTGAGGTATCTCAGGATAAGGATAGCTGGTGGGTCAGGGTTGACATGGGGGAGCCGAAGTTCGGCAGGGACGAGATTCCTGCAGAAGAGGACGTCTGGGGGAAGGTTTTTGAAGTTGAAGACAGGAAATTTGAGGTTTATGCTGTGAACACGGGTGTCCCTCATGCGGTCATATTTGTTGATGACCTCGATTTTGATATAATTCCCTATGCGAGGAGAATCAGGTATCACGAGCTGTTTCCGGAGGGCATAAATGTTAATTTTGCAGAGGTCATCGATGGAAGTAGAATACGGATCAGGACCTACGAAAGGGGCGTCGAGGACGAGACACTGAGCTGTGGGACGGGAAGCTGTGCTGTTGCTGTGGTGGCAAACAGGCTTGGCATTGCTGAAAAAAGTGTCGAAATCATTACTAAGGGTGGAAAGCTTAAAATTGATGTTGCGGATAGGGTTTTCATGACAGGCGGCGCTTCGAGGGTTGCTGATGGCCATATTAACACCGGTGAGCTGAGATATGATCTTCCCTAA
- a CDS encoding M20/M25/M40 family metallo-hydrolase, whose translation MIKILEQLVNIDSPSGYEERIRNYVSGLVKKYGFRPEIDDLGNLYVVGESDLWFVTHLDTVERKADFRLDGEYAYGTGVADAKGSMASILGAMESADRLGLNFAFLVDEEEGGSGSKHFSEYFSGRAVVMEPTNLSVAEKQLGSAEVVLKFYGKPVHGAYWNEGVNAIEKAIEAIIELKSKYMFSVQELRGGSNLYAIPDLCEVRLSFIFDFDVDMFEMRNELESLDADVEFSEFYEPIRCDEIPEIEKYAGEKSVMHSWTDAYNFKKNGWKVTIWGPGDLVDCHTDRERIKIDEIEKAAEIILKINEEVV comes from the coding sequence ATGATAAAAATTCTCGAGCAGCTCGTGAATATCGATTCCCCTTCGGGTTACGAAGAACGGATACGGAATTATGTTTCAGGACTCGTCAAAAAATACGGATTTCGTCCCGAGATTGACGATCTCGGCAACCTTTATGTGGTGGGTGAGAGCGACCTATGGTTTGTAACACATCTCGATACTGTTGAGCGAAAGGCAGATTTTCGGCTTGATGGTGAGTACGCTTACGGTACAGGAGTTGCCGATGCAAAGGGCAGCATGGCCTCAATACTCGGCGCAATGGAATCTGCTGACAGGCTCGGGCTGAATTTCGCGTTTCTTGTTGATGAGGAGGAGGGTGGGAGTGGTTCAAAACATTTCTCAGAGTATTTCTCCGGCAGAGCAGTGGTCATGGAGCCGACAAATCTGAGCGTTGCTGAGAAACAGCTCGGAAGTGCGGAGGTTGTTTTGAAGTTTTACGGGAAACCTGTCCATGGGGCTTACTGGAATGAAGGTGTTAATGCGATTGAAAAGGCAATTGAAGCCATTATTGAGCTTAAAAGCAAGTATATGTTTTCCGTGCAGGAATTGAGGGGAGGATCCAATCTGTACGCAATCCCGGATCTGTGTGAGGTGAGACTCAGCTTCATATTTGACTTCGATGTGGATATGTTTGAAATGAGAAACGAGCTGGAGAGTCTGGATGCGGACGTTGAGTTTTCTGAGTTCTATGAGCCCATAAGGTGCGATGAAATCCCGGAAATAGAAAAATATGCTGGAGAAAAGTCTGTGATGCATTCCTGGACCGACGCCTACAATTTCAAGAAAAATGGGTGGAAAGTTACGATCTGGGGTCCGGGGGACCTCGTGGATTGCCATACTGACAGGGAAAGAATAAAGATTGATGAAATCGAAAAGGCTGCCGAAATCATTCTGAAAATAAATGAAGAGGTGGTCTGA